One part of the Salinivirga cyanobacteriivorans genome encodes these proteins:
- a CDS encoding S9 family peptidase, producing MKRLIPIAILLMTNLTLFSQVDIDYQVPPIEILDLADVDMAPSMRIDDEGKHMVLISRNQYKSIAELSEKEMRLAGLRINPKTNISSRERFYNDLSVMEVGDQEATKVKGLPEEPRLSNFSWSPDEKYMAFTNTTNQGVELWVLDVDNAKAKKLTPDNLNANMGRPFTWFKNSESLLIKQLPKDRKPLIDKDEAVPTGPRISINEGQKAQNRTYQDLLEDKIDEANFEQLVRAEISKVDLKGNISPWMEAKMYRYMSFSPDGEYVLVTTIHKPFSYLVPYYRFPTDYNIYTKNGEHVKTIEEVPLTEEMPKGFMAVREGKRRIDWRNDRPATLVYAEALDGGDPEKEVDHRDQVYTWKAPFENEPQKLVKTFNRYSGVLWGSDNLALVYDYWWNTRKMKAYFINPEDRSKEPVIIMDRNYQDRYNDPGSPVTTKNKFGERIMQIDGDYIYLEGDGYSPEGILPFIDKFHIETHETERLWRAKANDQLERIMFALDMKKGKILTRIESKNKYPNYYIRDIRKENEKEAITFFKNPFESLSNVQKELIKYNREDGVALSATLYLPEDYDKNSGEKLPMLMWAYPYEFKDKASAGQITTSPNEFTYPWYGSPIFWVQRGFAILDDASFPIIGEGDEEPNDTFIKQLVANAKAAIDAVDSMGYVDTDKVAVGGHSYGAFMTANLLSHSDLFAAGIARSGAYNRTLTPFGFQAEERNYWEAPEIYYNMSPFMHADEMNSNLLLIHGEADNNSGTYPMQSERYFNALKGLGANVRLVMLPKESHGYRARESVLHVLWEQDQWLMKYVKNIDKD from the coding sequence ATGAAGAGACTAATCCCAATTGCAATTTTACTTATGACAAATTTGACTTTATTCTCACAAGTAGATATTGATTACCAGGTACCGCCAATTGAAATCCTGGACCTTGCCGATGTAGACATGGCCCCTTCCATGCGTATTGACGATGAAGGCAAGCACATGGTCTTGATATCCAGAAACCAGTACAAATCAATCGCTGAACTATCAGAAAAAGAGATGAGGCTGGCCGGGTTGCGAATAAACCCCAAGACAAATATCAGTAGCCGTGAAAGGTTCTACAATGATCTTTCTGTAATGGAAGTTGGAGACCAGGAAGCCACAAAAGTCAAAGGTTTGCCTGAAGAACCACGTTTGTCGAATTTTTCATGGTCACCCGATGAAAAATATATGGCATTTACCAACACCACAAACCAGGGGGTTGAATTGTGGGTACTCGATGTGGATAATGCCAAGGCCAAAAAGCTGACACCAGACAACCTAAATGCCAATATGGGCAGGCCATTCACATGGTTCAAAAACAGTGAATCCCTACTAATCAAACAGTTGCCGAAAGACCGAAAACCCCTCATCGATAAAGATGAAGCTGTACCCACAGGCCCAAGAATCTCTATAAACGAAGGACAAAAAGCTCAAAACCGCACATACCAGGACTTGCTGGAAGATAAAATCGATGAAGCCAATTTCGAACAACTCGTGCGGGCAGAAATATCCAAAGTAGACCTAAAAGGCAACATCTCACCCTGGATGGAAGCTAAGATGTATCGCTATATGAGTTTTTCTCCAGACGGTGAATATGTTCTGGTGACTACCATCCACAAACCTTTCTCTTACCTTGTACCCTATTACCGCTTCCCCACTGACTACAATATTTACACAAAAAATGGAGAACACGTAAAAACGATAGAAGAAGTACCGCTTACCGAAGAGATGCCCAAGGGTTTTATGGCCGTACGAGAAGGGAAACGCAGGATTGACTGGCGCAATGACCGACCGGCTACACTTGTTTATGCTGAAGCACTCGACGGTGGCGACCCTGAGAAAGAAGTTGACCACCGCGATCAGGTTTACACCTGGAAAGCTCCTTTTGAAAATGAGCCGCAGAAGCTTGTAAAAACTTTTAACCGCTACTCCGGTGTGCTTTGGGGATCAGACAATCTGGCACTGGTATACGACTATTGGTGGAACACACGTAAGATGAAAGCCTATTTCATTAACCCGGAAGATCGCTCCAAAGAACCGGTCATCATTATGGATCGGAATTACCAGGACCGGTATAATGATCCCGGATCACCAGTAACCACTAAAAACAAATTTGGAGAGCGCATTATGCAAATTGATGGTGACTACATTTACCTCGAAGGCGATGGATACTCCCCCGAGGGCATCTTGCCTTTCATTGATAAATTCCACATTGAAACCCATGAAACAGAAAGATTGTGGAGGGCAAAAGCCAATGATCAGCTCGAGCGTATCATGTTCGCCCTCGATATGAAAAAGGGCAAAATCCTCACACGTATTGAGTCCAAAAATAAATATCCCAACTATTACATTCGCGACATTAGAAAAGAAAACGAAAAAGAAGCCATTACCTTCTTTAAAAATCCATTTGAGAGCCTCTCAAACGTTCAAAAAGAATTAATCAAATACAATCGTGAAGATGGTGTAGCCCTCTCGGCCACGCTTTATCTGCCGGAAGATTATGATAAAAACAGTGGTGAAAAGCTACCTATGCTAATGTGGGCTTATCCTTACGAGTTTAAGGACAAAGCCAGTGCAGGACAAATTACCACATCGCCAAACGAATTTACATATCCATGGTATGGGTCGCCAATTTTTTGGGTTCAACGCGGATTCGCAATTCTTGACGATGCCTCGTTCCCCATTATTGGCGAAGGAGATGAAGAACCAAACGACACATTCATTAAACAACTGGTTGCCAATGCAAAAGCAGCTATTGACGCAGTGGATTCAATGGGGTATGTGGACACAGATAAGGTTGCAGTTGGTGGACATAGCTATGGAGCCTTTATGACAGCAAACCTACTCTCCCATTCAGACCTTTTTGCCGCGGGAATAGCTAGAAGTGGAGCCTACAACCGAACATTAACTCCATTTGGATTCCAGGCAGAAGAGCGCAACTACTGGGAAGCACCTGAAATATATTACAACATGTCGCCATTTATGCATGCAGATGAAATGAACTCTAATCTATTATTGATACATGGCGAAGCCGATAATAATTCGGGGACCTACCCAATGCAAAGTGAGCGCTACTTTAATGCACTTAAAGGACTCGGAGCCAATGTAAGATTGGTAATGCTGCCCAAAGAAAGCCATGGATACCGGGCTCGCGAATCAGTACTGCATGTGTTGTGGGAACAGGATCAATGGCTAATGAAATATGTTAAAAACATAGATAAAGACTAA
- a CDS encoding GNAT family N-acetyltransferase, translating into MDDNYKLIHNSSKQRFEFHIDGFKPHIEFRERGNKIYLEHTRVPEELEGKGIASNLVKQVFRIIEQRQLVLVPICDFVKSYLERHPEWNYLTKERS; encoded by the coding sequence ATGGATGACAATTACAAATTGATTCACAATTCTTCTAAACAACGATTTGAGTTTCATATCGATGGATTTAAACCACACATTGAGTTCCGGGAGCGGGGAAATAAAATTTACCTTGAGCACACCAGGGTTCCTGAAGAGCTTGAAGGGAAAGGCATAGCAAGCAATCTTGTAAAACAGGTTTTTCGAATAATTGAACAACGTCAATTAGTCCTGGTTCCTATTTGTGATTTTGTGAAAAGCTACCTTGAAAGACACCCTGAATGGAATTACCTAACAAAAGAGCGTAGCTAA
- a CDS encoding GNAT family N-acetyltransferase yields MSRFQLFHNEVMRRYEFSIGMHTPYVQYYIKGDIIYLTFAKVPPALEGQGVGKELVDKVMEQVERLGLKVVPQCRFIAAVIKRNPRWRELLAEE; encoded by the coding sequence ATGTCTCGTTTTCAGCTATTTCATAATGAGGTTATGCGACGCTATGAGTTTTCGATTGGTATGCATACACCATATGTCCAATATTATATCAAAGGTGATATAATTTACCTGACTTTTGCTAAAGTGCCTCCTGCGCTTGAGGGACAGGGAGTAGGAAAGGAACTGGTTGATAAGGTTATGGAGCAAGTGGAGCGACTTGGTCTTAAAGTTGTTCCGCAGTGTAGATTTATTGCAGCAGTTATAAAGCGTAATCCACGTTGGAGAGAGCTCCTTGCAGAGGAATGA
- a CDS encoding MFS transporter — protein sequence MEKVRRALNDSPAMRWAVLVLVGFVLSVNYYFYDAFSTLKDLLLKEFNFTNTDYGLFVSFYSIPNTFLLMAVIGGAILDRFGIRRTGFMFVFFMAFGALLTAYGASDYYSAGGPGYGLMASFLPNYSPELKMMLLGRFFFGLGAETSIVVVSKILVKWFKGKNLALAFGLKVGFGRLGTFAALQVSPVVAGGGPNLTTAVWLAAILVLSGLLAFMVYMLLDAKLDKQVALTTPTAAPEKFSFKDLGVILSNRPFIYIVLLCVTFYSAVFPFVSYAPDFFADKFGFTDVQSGRVTSLLPIGTAFFTPLFGFIIDRYGKSATAMILGSLIVLGVHLTFAYTMVSPYIPVIFLGIAFSLVPAAMWPSMVKLVKDSRIGTAYGIMYSVQNLGLWGIPLLAGIILDKTNPGNPLVADYTMTILMFAGLGLVGLLFSLLLKFEDKKKAFGIELPLNKK from the coding sequence ATGGAAAAGGTAAGAAGAGCTCTAAATGATTCACCTGCCATGCGCTGGGCTGTATTGGTCCTTGTAGGATTTGTTTTATCTGTTAATTACTATTTTTATGATGCCTTTTCTACTCTAAAGGATCTTTTACTTAAAGAATTCAACTTTACCAATACAGATTACGGTTTATTTGTTTCATTCTATTCCATACCCAACACCTTTTTATTAATGGCGGTAATCGGTGGAGCAATTCTCGATCGATTTGGGATTCGTCGCACAGGGTTTATGTTTGTCTTTTTTATGGCATTCGGGGCACTTCTTACGGCTTATGGCGCATCGGATTATTATAGCGCGGGAGGCCCCGGCTATGGCTTAATGGCCTCATTTTTACCTAACTACTCTCCTGAACTAAAAATGATGCTTTTAGGCCGTTTCTTTTTTGGTCTTGGAGCAGAAACCAGCATTGTTGTAGTTAGTAAAATTCTTGTGAAATGGTTCAAGGGTAAAAACCTTGCGCTTGCTTTTGGGTTAAAAGTTGGGTTCGGTAGGCTTGGAACTTTTGCTGCATTGCAAGTATCACCTGTTGTAGCCGGTGGAGGACCAAACCTTACAACAGCTGTTTGGTTGGCCGCCATTTTAGTGCTTAGTGGTTTGTTGGCCTTTATGGTTTATATGTTACTTGATGCAAAATTAGACAAACAAGTAGCTCTAACTACACCGACAGCCGCACCCGAGAAGTTTTCTTTTAAAGATTTGGGTGTTATATTGAGCAACCGTCCATTTATTTATATTGTGCTGTTGTGTGTTACTTTTTATTCCGCGGTATTTCCTTTTGTGTCGTATGCGCCAGACTTTTTTGCCGATAAGTTTGGCTTTACAGATGTGCAAAGTGGGCGTGTAACCTCTTTATTGCCAATAGGAACAGCCTTTTTTACACCCCTGTTTGGGTTTATTATTGATCGTTATGGAAAGAGCGCCACAGCTATGATTTTAGGATCTCTTATTGTACTAGGTGTTCATCTTACTTTTGCATACACAATGGTTTCTCCATATATACCTGTTATATTTTTAGGTATAGCATTTTCACTTGTGCCGGCAGCCATGTGGCCAAGTATGGTCAAGCTTGTAAAAGATAGTCGTATTGGCACTGCCTACGGTATAATGTATTCGGTGCAAAATTTGGGCTTGTGGGGAATACCTTTACTGGCTGGCATCATTTTGGATAAAACTAATCCGGGTAATCCATTAGTAGCTGACTATACAATGACCATATTAATGTTTGCCGGACTTGGACTTGTGGGGTTGTTGTTTTCTTTGCTGCTTAAGTTTGAAGATAAAAAGAAAGCATTTGGTATAGAATTACCATTGAATAAAAAATAG
- a CDS encoding T9SS type A sorting domain-containing protein gives MRLLFQRKVYLGGLLFFFVVFGFFIQYFIPEKEIVKKEKAEESKLFPNEWFFRQRAFPTGKIDRKAYRDAMMSVTRQKKYSDTSEWSFCGPDNIGGRITDIELTGHTIYVGAASGGIFKTTDLSNWEPIFDSVGMLSIGDLCIAPSDTTTIYAGTGEANGGAGSQAGGSVGVFKSTNSGKDWDYVGLENAGSIGKILVSPNNPDVCYVAAMGPIFENGGDRGIYKTVDGGDTWEHSLWVNDSTGFIDLAMHPTQPDTLYAAAWQRDQGLNYINFGGAASGIYRSYDGGQTWDKLEAGLPDTAGRIGIAVAPSSPNFLYAYVVDEETHFIKGIYRSSDYGDSWIAKSTAGIYDAPYNWFFGRIYVDPTDHNTVYIGALAMHKTTDGGSSWFNVFDGTHVDQHALAFDPTNSEKVYIGNDGGFYYSLNGGVDYQKADGLPITQFYTCEIDYVIPERIYGGTQDNSSMRTMTGGISDWEIISQGDGFYNLIDPTDNNYIYTEYQYGNLMRSTDGGENWDMAINGIEPGDRKNWNTPVVFNPSNPEELFYGAHRVYKSTDRAQNWTPISPDLTDGPGEGNMVFNTITSISVSPLNENIVLAGTDDGNISISENGGDSWNNISASLPRRWVTSVATSISDPEVIYATFSGYSFYDNAGHVYRSDDRGSTWINISNALPDVPINKIINIAENLLVVATDVGVYISRNNGDSWSILGEGLPVMFFTDLDYHQPTNKLVTATFGRGIYSIAPDTTPASSLGDELSNSRFEVYPNPTRGVINIDVSSMQAGDYLLDVYNTAGLLVKQDEKVFFTNSRQSIDLDVAGLSAGYYLIVLKHKNSGKKFSNTIIKY, from the coding sequence ATGAGATTATTATTTCAAAGAAAAGTTTATTTAGGAGGACTATTGTTTTTTTTTGTGGTTTTTGGATTTTTTATTCAGTACTTTATACCAGAGAAAGAGATTGTAAAGAAGGAAAAAGCAGAAGAAAGTAAACTATTTCCCAATGAATGGTTTTTTAGACAAAGGGCTTTTCCAACAGGCAAAATAGACCGCAAAGCGTATAGGGATGCGATGATGTCTGTAACAAGGCAGAAAAAATATTCTGATACCAGTGAATGGAGTTTTTGCGGGCCCGATAATATTGGCGGTAGAATTACCGATATTGAGTTAACAGGACATACTATTTATGTTGGAGCCGCTTCTGGCGGCATCTTTAAAACAACGGATTTGTCAAACTGGGAACCTATATTTGATAGTGTGGGTATGTTGTCGATCGGAGACTTGTGTATAGCTCCCTCAGATACAACTACTATTTATGCCGGTACTGGTGAAGCTAATGGTGGTGCAGGATCACAAGCAGGGGGAAGTGTAGGTGTGTTTAAATCAACAAATAGTGGGAAAGATTGGGATTACGTAGGCCTGGAAAATGCCGGAAGTATTGGGAAAATTCTTGTTAGCCCTAATAATCCAGATGTGTGCTACGTTGCTGCAATGGGCCCCATTTTTGAAAATGGAGGTGACCGGGGAATATATAAAACAGTAGATGGCGGTGATACATGGGAACATAGCCTTTGGGTAAATGATTCAACTGGATTTATCGACCTGGCTATGCACCCTACTCAACCTGATACACTTTATGCGGCTGCCTGGCAAAGAGATCAAGGGTTGAATTACATAAATTTTGGAGGTGCGGCTTCAGGAATTTACAGGTCCTATGATGGTGGGCAGACCTGGGACAAGTTAGAAGCCGGTTTGCCAGATACTGCAGGGAGGATTGGTATAGCTGTAGCGCCTTCATCGCCCAATTTTTTATATGCCTACGTGGTAGATGAAGAGACTCATTTTATTAAAGGGATATACAGAAGTAGTGACTATGGCGATAGTTGGATAGCAAAGAGTACCGCTGGTATTTATGATGCACCCTATAATTGGTTTTTTGGTAGAATATATGTTGACCCAACAGATCATAATACCGTATATATAGGAGCATTAGCAATGCATAAAACCACAGATGGAGGTAGTTCGTGGTTCAATGTTTTTGATGGAACACATGTTGACCAACATGCATTAGCTTTTGATCCTACAAATTCAGAGAAAGTCTATATTGGTAATGATGGAGGTTTCTATTACAGCTTGAATGGAGGAGTTGATTATCAGAAAGCTGATGGCTTACCAATTACACAGTTTTATACTTGTGAGATAGATTATGTTATACCTGAACGGATTTATGGTGGAACACAGGATAATAGTTCTATGAGAACAATGACTGGAGGTATTAGTGATTGGGAGATTATCTCGCAAGGAGATGGTTTTTATAATCTTATCGATCCAACTGATAATAACTACATTTACACAGAATACCAGTACGGTAATCTCATGCGATCGACAGACGGTGGTGAAAACTGGGATATGGCAATTAATGGCATTGAACCTGGGGATAGAAAAAACTGGAATACCCCTGTGGTTTTTAACCCGTCCAATCCTGAAGAACTTTTTTATGGTGCTCACCGTGTATATAAATCTACTGATCGTGCTCAGAACTGGACTCCGATTAGCCCCGATCTTACCGATGGGCCGGGTGAAGGGAACATGGTATTTAATACAATTACATCCATTTCGGTGTCTCCTTTAAATGAAAATATTGTTTTAGCTGGTACAGATGATGGGAATATCAGCATATCCGAGAATGGTGGCGATTCATGGAATAATATATCAGCTTCGTTACCTCGCCGGTGGGTAACTAGCGTTGCTACAAGCATTTCTGATCCGGAAGTAATATATGCTACCTTTTCGGGATATAGTTTTTATGATAATGCAGGTCATGTATACCGGTCTGATGATCGTGGATCTACATGGATAAATATAAGCAATGCACTACCGGATGTTCCAATAAATAAAATAATAAATATAGCTGAGAATTTGCTTGTAGTAGCAACTGATGTAGGTGTTTATATAAGCCGCAATAATGGCGATAGTTGGAGTATACTCGGTGAGGGATTACCTGTTATGTTTTTTACCGATCTGGACTATCATCAGCCAACAAATAAGCTTGTAACGGCAACTTTTGGAAGGGGAATCTACAGTATTGCTCCTGACACAACTCCCGCATCTTCATTGGGTGATGAGCTTTCTAATTCTCGTTTTGAAGTTTATCCTAATCCGACTCGGGGTGTAATAAATATTGATGTGAGTTCAATGCAAGCTGGGGATTATTTGCTTGACGTTTATAATACTGCAGGCTTGTTAGTGAAACAAGATGAGAAAGTATTTTTTACAAATAGCAGGCAAAGTATAGATTTGGATGTTGCAGGTCTTTCTGCCGGATACTATTTAATAGTATTGAAGCATAAAAACTCAGGAAAAAAATTCAGCAACACAATCATAAAATATTAA
- a CDS encoding carbonic anhydrase has protein sequence MKKTIMLVPVLFVFIAIFMTCDNKTNNHKDVKHSKETKEEMKKETAKKDCDQVHWSHHKGEHGPENWANLCEGFKDCNGEKQSPIDIKEAVKGEDLKPLEFEYGKTKVNIINNGHTVQFNIDKGSSMMVDGKKYDLLQFHYHATSEHTIKGEYSPLEVHFVHRHADDDFAVLGIMYEEGEANDLFNKYLKHFPADKGEYTSDEKFDLDALLPDNLSYYHYGGSLTTPPCSEVVSWYLLQNPLRASQEQIKDFSEILDKNFRPIQELNGRTIYKFGE, from the coding sequence ATGAAAAAAACAATTATGTTAGTGCCTGTTCTATTTGTATTTATCGCAATTTTCATGACATGCGATAATAAAACAAATAACCACAAGGATGTTAAACATTCTAAAGAAACCAAAGAAGAAATGAAAAAAGAAACAGCAAAAAAAGACTGCGACCAGGTTCACTGGAGTCATCATAAAGGAGAACATGGTCCCGAAAATTGGGCAAACTTATGTGAGGGCTTTAAAGATTGTAATGGGGAAAAACAATCTCCCATAGACATTAAAGAGGCTGTAAAAGGAGAAGACCTAAAGCCTTTGGAGTTTGAATATGGAAAAACGAAAGTGAACATAATAAACAACGGACATACTGTGCAATTCAACATCGATAAGGGTAGCAGTATGATGGTTGATGGCAAGAAATATGATTTATTGCAATTTCACTATCATGCAACAAGTGAACACACAATAAAAGGTGAGTACTCACCACTTGAAGTTCACTTTGTGCACCGACATGCAGACGATGACTTTGCTGTTTTAGGCATAATGTATGAAGAAGGAGAAGCGAATGATCTTTTTAACAAATATCTTAAACATTTTCCAGCAGATAAAGGTGAATACACCTCAGACGAAAAATTTGATTTGGACGCACTTTTACCCGACAACTTAAGTTACTACCATTATGGTGGTTCTTTAACCACACCGCCATGTTCAGAAGTAGTTAGTTGGTATTTACTCCAAAATCCGTTGAGAGCTTCACAGGAGCAAATAAAAGATTTTTCAGAAATTTTGGATAAAAACTTCAGACCTATTCAGGAGCTCAATGGTAGAACAATCTATAAATTTGGGGAATAG
- a CDS encoding NADH-dependent [FeFe] hydrogenase, group A6 produces MSKMVNLKINGIDVSVEAGTTILQAAEKLKIKIPVLCYHKDLCIAGNCRVCVVEVVGSRKLVAACATPVSEGLEIHTNSLMVRNARKDIIELLLSEHNADCTKCYRNGNCELQDLAAEYKITNQDFLDLAHGAYTIDDLSPSIIKDDSRCIRCQRCVRTCSEMQSVGALSVANKGSEMKISTFFDRPMREVVCTNCGQCVIHCPTGALIEKTYIERVWDAIADPNKHVVVQTAPAVRIGLGEELELDAGERVTGKMVSALKRLGFDSVLDTDFTADLTIMEEGTELLHRLKANLVEGDHSEPLPMTTSCSPGWVKFFEHTFPEMLDNMSTCKSPQQMFGSLAKTYYAKKIDVDPENIVSVSVMPCTAKKFEADRPEMRDSGYKDVDYVLTTRELAVMIMQAGIQFADLPDEKYDSIMGKSSGAAVIFGATGGVMEAALRTAYELVTGREVPFENLNIEPVRGLDGVREATVKIEDVLPDWKFLEGAELKCCVAHGLANARNVMEKVKNGEVDYHFIEIMACPGGCLGGGGQPIPTNDAIRQKRMKAIYDEDLSLAVRKSHENPEIVQIYKEFLGEPLGKQSHKLLHTEYFERQRY; encoded by the coding sequence ATGTCAAAGATGGTTAATTTAAAAATAAACGGCATTGATGTAAGTGTAGAAGCCGGAACTACCATTCTACAAGCTGCCGAAAAGCTAAAAATAAAAATTCCGGTGCTTTGCTATCACAAAGACCTTTGTATAGCAGGTAACTGTCGAGTGTGCGTTGTCGAAGTCGTTGGCTCCAGAAAACTTGTCGCCGCCTGTGCAACTCCCGTTAGCGAAGGACTAGAGATTCATACAAACAGCCTAATGGTGCGCAATGCACGTAAAGATATTATTGAGTTGCTGCTTTCAGAGCACAATGCTGATTGTACAAAATGTTACCGAAATGGTAATTGCGAATTGCAGGACCTTGCTGCCGAATACAAAATTACAAATCAGGATTTTCTGGATCTTGCACACGGAGCCTATACAATTGATGATCTTTCTCCTTCTATTATTAAAGACGATAGTCGCTGTATTCGTTGTCAGCGCTGCGTGCGTACATGCTCGGAGATGCAAAGCGTAGGTGCTTTATCTGTAGCCAATAAAGGCTCAGAGATGAAAATTTCTACCTTCTTCGACCGGCCAATGAGGGAGGTGGTTTGTACAAATTGTGGTCAATGTGTAATTCATTGTCCTACAGGAGCACTTATTGAGAAAACTTACATCGAGCGTGTATGGGATGCCATAGCCGATCCTAATAAACACGTTGTAGTACAAACAGCTCCGGCAGTGCGTATCGGACTTGGTGAAGAACTGGAGCTTGATGCAGGTGAGCGTGTAACCGGTAAAATGGTATCGGCGCTTAAGCGTTTAGGGTTTGATTCTGTACTCGATACAGACTTTACCGCCGACCTTACTATTATGGAGGAAGGTACAGAACTTCTGCATCGTTTAAAAGCTAACCTTGTTGAAGGTGATCACAGTGAACCACTTCCTATGACCACAAGTTGTTCACCGGGATGGGTTAAGTTTTTTGAGCACACATTCCCAGAAATGCTGGATAATATGTCAACCTGTAAGTCGCCACAGCAAATGTTCGGTTCGCTTGCAAAAACGTATTATGCCAAAAAAATAGATGTTGATCCTGAGAATATCGTTTCAGTATCTGTTATGCCTTGTACAGCCAAAAAGTTCGAAGCTGATCGTCCTGAAATGCGGGATAGTGGTTATAAAGACGTAGATTACGTGTTAACCACACGTGAACTTGCAGTTATGATTATGCAGGCAGGTATTCAGTTTGCTGATTTACCAGATGAGAAATACGATAGCATTATGGGTAAGTCTTCTGGTGCAGCTGTTATATTTGGTGCAACCGGTGGTGTAATGGAGGCTGCATTGCGTACCGCTTATGAACTTGTTACCGGACGCGAAGTTCCATTTGAAAACCTGAATATTGAACCAGTACGAGGATTGGACGGAGTGCGCGAAGCAACCGTGAAAATTGAAGATGTATTACCAGATTGGAAGTTCCTGGAAGGTGCTGAACTTAAATGTTGTGTAGCGCACGGATTGGCCAATGCCCGTAATGTTATGGAGAAGGTTAAGAATGGTGAAGTAGACTACCATTTTATTGAAATAATGGCCTGTCCTGGTGGTTGCCTTGGTGGTGGTGGTCAACCAATACCAACCAATGATGCAATTCGCCAAAAGCGAATGAAGGCAATATATGATGAGGATTTGAGTCTGGCTGTTCGAAAATCGCATGAGAATCCGGAAATTGTACAGATTTACAAAGAGTTCCTTGGCGAACCACTTGGAAAGCAATCTCATAAATTACTCCATACAGAGTACTTTGAGCGTCAAAGATACTAA
- a CDS encoding NADH-ubiquinone oxidoreductase-F iron-sulfur binding region domain-containing protein, translating to MGKHMLKRIDLIFKNEHDTDAILQKIFKRSNEDLINDLIGSGLKGRGGAGFPTGLKWKLTSEAEGDEKYVICNADEGEPGTFKDREILSQVPHKVLTGMAACGRIIGAKKGFIYLRGEYNFLKPDLQKEIDNFHTTLKSLKSDFRIEIFSGSGAYICGEESSLMESMEGRRGEPRNKPPFPTEIGYLGKPTVINNVETLAHAWTIFKYGPKKFRDLGVQDSRGSKLFSVSGDTPVAGIYELELGMSLQDFVDDFGDGDTKAVQVGGAAGFCVPRKKFRETAIGYQGKLTGISLPTGGSMMLFNSSRSMYNVLKNYLEFFEEESCGQCTPCRVGCQQLLEGVEAVKRGDKPHHYLDKLMRLTETMKLTAKCGLGQSVANSFSSIVENFREEMIY from the coding sequence ATGGGTAAACATATGTTAAAACGCATCGACTTAATATTTAAAAATGAGCATGATACAGATGCGATACTTCAAAAAATATTTAAACGCTCAAACGAGGACCTTATTAATGACCTTATCGGGTCTGGATTAAAGGGCCGTGGAGGAGCCGGATTTCCAACCGGACTGAAATGGAAACTTACCTCAGAAGCCGAAGGAGATGAAAAGTATGTAATATGTAATGCTGATGAGGGAGAGCCAGGTACATTTAAAGACCGTGAAATTTTATCTCAGGTACCACATAAAGTACTTACGGGAATGGCTGCTTGTGGTCGCATTATAGGCGCCAAAAAAGGTTTTATTTACCTGCGTGGAGAGTACAATTTCTTAAAGCCCGATCTGCAGAAAGAAATAGATAATTTCCATACAACATTAAAATCATTAAAAAGTGATTTTCGCATTGAAATTTTCAGCGGAAGTGGTGCATATATTTGTGGCGAAGAGAGTTCCCTGATGGAATCAATGGAGGGTCGACGAGGAGAACCTCGCAATAAACCTCCTTTCCCAACAGAAATAGGTTATTTAGGTAAGCCTACTGTTATCAACAATGTTGAGACATTGGCACATGCGTGGACCATATTTAAATACGGACCTAAGAAATTTCGCGACCTTGGTGTTCAGGACAGCCGTGGATCAAAGCTTTTTTCCGTATCAGGAGATACACCGGTTGCCGGTATTTACGAACTTGAACTGGGTATGTCGTTACAGGATTTTGTAGATGATTTTGGAGATGGCGACACAAAAGCAGTTCAGGTAGGTGGTGCAGCAGGTTTCTGTGTGCCGCGCAAAAAATTTCGTGAGACAGCCATTGGTTACCAGGGTAAATTAACTGGGATTTCACTTCCTACCGGAGGTTCCATGATGCTCTTCAATAGTTCACGTTCTATGTATAATGTATTGAAAAACTATCTGGAGTTTTTCGAAGAAGAATCATGTGGACAATGTACCCCCTGTCGTGTTGGTTGTCAGCAACTACTGGAAGGTGTCGAAGCTGTGAAACGCGGCGATAAACCACATCATTATCTCGATAAGCTGATGCGCTTGACTGAAACGATGAAATTGACTGCAAAATGCGGACTGGGTCAGTCTGTAGCCAATTCATTTTCATCCATTGTGGAGAACTTCCGTGAAGAAATGATTTACTAA